One Novipirellula caenicola DNA segment encodes these proteins:
- a CDS encoding DUF1549 and DUF1553 domain-containing protein — protein MTHDPTSSQSPEDLGQIDGDNLSADDDSGFAVMLSDAFDAPPVPKTLVQRLDEGIAAQWGESPELIPSRLGGAVATARSGTRWFRTWPLAAAVAATFMIAFALSSGSSNHAWAAVVDAIKRQGLMQIVAADGLRWLDLSNLVVGRQTESKTQWVDLRKREVLTRLADSNTLFRSSIEMEVGDSAADLLLAAFLLDRPLSSETLAQFRGMTVIDQEWKERTVDGQDIIDLHVRFKTVSDQPISLTLQLDPKTNLPLAVQSKSGDQTQLTSLAYPDQSLPDLQMSQFPNDLTIVNTTTEPADSTDTLDHVTSGNMSESQPRARGDAVDTADSKQRSELVDTLPVGPAKKWLPVAVVSSTDAETLERINTILEELWQREEVRPVDMATDLVLLRRVYLDLAGRTPSVTEVRQFLQDQGSDRYERLVDQLLSSPDHASQLAAVWRSFLIPEGVDLDAFGGREAFEKWLSDRFAAHEPYDQIVRKLLLAEGRLSQSGPLLFYSALKLDADQLAARTSRVFLGMRLECAQCHDHPFEPWTQEDFWSYAAFFAQISRPKGELENVSSVMRVSDVDRGDVMLPETETIVPPRFLGQPLPPIDGTPNAASGNKNATESARRQRLAAWLTGPKNPYFARATVNRVWAQLLGRGIVDPVDDFGVNNPPVSPELLDTLASQFIDDGFDLQSLIRSIVLSKAYRLSSGSQTAANSDDDATEKRLELFAQMNVKTLTAEQLYDCISVATMSGQNNASSSLARFGNSQRDMFLQQFATPAANRAEYLAGIPQALMLMNGSLISGATSEQTSGLIRSLEAPFFTDSQRIDVLFMATLSRPATEKERELLSRFISEDASPSERSAGLADVLWALINSAEFTLNH, from the coding sequence ATGACTCACGACCCAACATCGAGCCAATCGCCTGAGGACCTTGGGCAGATCGACGGCGACAATTTGTCGGCCGATGACGATAGCGGTTTTGCCGTGATGTTGTCCGACGCGTTTGACGCCCCGCCGGTGCCGAAAACATTGGTTCAGCGTTTGGACGAGGGAATTGCGGCTCAGTGGGGCGAGTCACCTGAACTGATTCCCTCGCGACTCGGCGGCGCCGTCGCCACGGCTCGCAGCGGAACGCGTTGGTTTCGTACGTGGCCTCTTGCTGCGGCAGTGGCTGCGACATTCATGATCGCGTTTGCGCTCAGCTCTGGCTCCAGCAACCATGCTTGGGCAGCGGTCGTCGACGCGATCAAGCGTCAGGGGTTGATGCAGATCGTGGCTGCCGATGGTCTGCGTTGGCTCGATCTTTCCAATCTTGTCGTGGGTCGTCAAACCGAATCAAAAACTCAATGGGTTGACCTGCGCAAACGGGAAGTACTGACACGTTTGGCCGACTCGAATACTTTGTTTCGATCATCGATCGAGATGGAAGTTGGCGATTCGGCTGCAGATCTATTGCTCGCCGCCTTCCTGCTGGACCGCCCCTTATCCTCCGAAACACTCGCTCAGTTCCGCGGTATGACGGTGATCGATCAAGAGTGGAAAGAGCGAACGGTCGACGGACAGGACATTATCGATCTGCACGTCCGCTTCAAAACGGTGTCGGATCAGCCGATTTCGCTTACGCTTCAATTGGACCCGAAAACTAATTTGCCGCTCGCGGTTCAATCCAAAAGCGGTGATCAAACGCAGCTCACTTCGCTGGCGTATCCGGATCAGTCGTTACCGGATCTACAAATGAGTCAATTTCCAAACGACTTGACGATCGTCAACACGACGACGGAGCCGGCGGATTCGACCGATACATTAGACCACGTCACCTCCGGCAACATGAGCGAAAGCCAACCGCGCGCCAGAGGAGACGCGGTAGACACCGCCGATTCAAAACAGCGGAGCGAGTTGGTGGACACGCTGCCGGTTGGGCCAGCAAAGAAATGGTTGCCTGTCGCCGTCGTTTCCTCGACGGATGCGGAAACACTCGAGCGAATTAACACCATCCTCGAAGAATTGTGGCAGCGTGAAGAGGTTCGTCCCGTCGACATGGCGACCGACCTGGTGTTGTTGCGCCGCGTCTACTTGGACCTTGCCGGCCGCACGCCAAGTGTGACCGAGGTACGACAATTTCTGCAAGATCAGGGATCCGATCGTTACGAGCGATTGGTCGATCAATTATTGAGCAGTCCTGATCATGCTTCCCAATTGGCAGCGGTGTGGCGGTCGTTTTTGATTCCCGAGGGAGTCGATTTGGACGCGTTCGGTGGACGCGAAGCCTTTGAAAAGTGGTTGTCCGATCGCTTTGCCGCACATGAGCCCTACGATCAAATCGTTCGCAAGCTGCTGTTAGCCGAAGGACGGTTGTCACAGTCGGGGCCGTTGTTGTTTTACTCGGCATTGAAATTGGACGCCGATCAATTGGCCGCACGTACGTCGCGGGTGTTTTTGGGGATGCGATTGGAGTGTGCCCAGTGTCACGATCACCCTTTCGAACCGTGGACTCAGGAAGATTTTTGGAGTTACGCGGCCTTTTTTGCCCAGATCTCGCGTCCCAAGGGAGAACTGGAAAATGTGTCGAGCGTGATGCGGGTCAGCGATGTCGATCGCGGCGATGTGATGCTGCCTGAGACGGAAACGATCGTGCCACCGCGATTCTTGGGGCAACCGTTGCCGCCGATCGATGGAACACCAAACGCAGCGTCGGGCAACAAAAACGCGACGGAATCGGCGCGTCGACAACGATTGGCCGCTTGGTTGACCGGACCGAAAAACCCGTATTTCGCACGTGCGACGGTCAACCGCGTTTGGGCTCAATTGCTAGGACGTGGTATCGTCGACCCGGTAGACGATTTTGGTGTCAACAACCCGCCCGTGTCACCGGAGCTGCTCGATACGTTAGCAAGTCAGTTTATTGACGATGGTTTTGACTTGCAAAGCCTGATCCGTTCCATCGTGCTGTCCAAGGCATACCGACTTTCCTCGGGGTCACAGACGGCTGCGAATTCCGACGACGATGCCACCGAAAAACGGCTAGAATTGTTCGCCCAGATGAACGTCAAAACGTTGACCGCTGAACAGCTTTACGATTGCATCTCCGTCGCGACGATGTCGGGACAAAACAATGCCTCATCCAGTTTGGCACGTTTTGGCAACAGTCAGCGTGACATGTTCCTGCAGCAATTCGCAACCCCAGCAGCCAATCGCGCTGAGTATCTGGCGGGAATTCCGCAAGCATTGATGTTGATGAACGGGAGCTTGATATCGGGGGCAACCAGCGAGCAGACGAGCGGTTTGATTCGCTCGCTTGAGGCACCATTCTTTACCGATTCGCAGCGGATCGACGTGTTGTTTATGGCGACGTTGTCACGCCCGGCGACTGAAAAAGAGCGTGAATTGCTGTCCCGATTTATTTCCGAGGACGCTTCACCCTCAGAACGTTCGGCGGGACTCGCCGACGTATTGTGGGCGCTGATCAACAGTGCCGAATTTACGCTCAATCACTAA
- a CDS encoding DUF1501 domain-containing protein gives MSQSYSRRRMLQSMAAGFGSVSASGWFPGLAQALANDPNRRRHCILLWMSGGPSQTDTFDMKPNHENGGEFKEIQTAVPGLRFSEHLPKLAAMSDKLAVMRGLSTKEGDHGRGTYLMRTGYKPMGPIQYPCIGSSLANQLAEEKMTLPSNVSIGTYRAFNQDAFSPGFLGPRFGPLFVGASDVPGSVSNDGDGFPSLEVQSLRRADGIDEQRMQQRLKIWQSLQSEFVSSRTAGAAGMHHEVYEGAVRLMHSDDAKAFDLSQEPKKLREAYGANVFGQGCLMARRLIQRGVPFVEVSLGTNSGGVGWDTHSDNFRAVANLSKTLDDGWGTLMQDLQDHGLLESTTILWMGEFGRTPAINPSAGRDHFPNAWTSVLAGGGIAGGQAYGKTSEDGTNVVDGKIGVQDLLSTLCSALGLGGAPSNMSPSGRPIPISEGSVIKEVLA, from the coding sequence ATGTCCCAATCCTATTCACGTCGGCGTATGCTACAGTCGATGGCTGCCGGATTCGGTTCGGTCAGTGCCAGCGGATGGTTTCCCGGATTGGCGCAGGCGTTAGCCAATGATCCGAATCGGCGACGCCACTGTATCTTACTGTGGATGAGCGGTGGTCCGAGTCAAACCGATACGTTTGATATGAAACCCAACCACGAAAACGGTGGCGAGTTCAAAGAGATTCAAACTGCGGTGCCTGGTTTGCGTTTCAGCGAACATCTTCCCAAATTAGCGGCGATGAGTGACAAGTTAGCGGTCATGAGAGGTTTGTCGACGAAGGAAGGTGATCACGGTCGGGGAACGTACCTGATGCGAACGGGTTACAAACCGATGGGGCCAATTCAGTACCCATGTATCGGTTCTTCTTTGGCAAATCAGCTCGCCGAAGAAAAAATGACGCTACCAAGTAATGTCAGCATCGGTACCTACCGTGCGTTCAATCAAGACGCTTTTAGTCCCGGTTTCCTTGGACCACGCTTTGGGCCGCTGTTTGTCGGTGCCAGCGATGTGCCTGGATCGGTCAGCAATGATGGCGACGGGTTTCCAAGCCTAGAGGTACAGTCACTCCGCCGCGCCGACGGGATCGACGAGCAACGGATGCAGCAGCGTTTGAAGATTTGGCAAAGTCTGCAATCCGAGTTTGTCTCGTCACGTACCGCAGGCGCCGCCGGGATGCATCACGAGGTTTATGAAGGCGCGGTGCGATTGATGCACAGCGATGATGCGAAAGCGTTTGATTTATCGCAAGAGCCCAAGAAGCTGCGTGAAGCGTACGGCGCGAACGTCTTTGGTCAAGGCTGTTTGATGGCGCGGCGTTTGATTCAACGCGGTGTGCCGTTTGTCGAAGTCTCGCTGGGAACCAACAGTGGCGGCGTCGGCTGGGACACGCACTCGGACAATTTCCGCGCGGTGGCCAACCTGTCCAAAACGCTCGACGATGGTTGGGGCACTTTGATGCAAGATCTACAGGATCATGGCTTGCTCGAATCGACGACCATTCTTTGGATGGGAGAATTTGGCCGCACGCCGGCGATCAACCCAAGCGCCGGACGTGATCACTTTCCCAACGCGTGGACCAGCGTTTTGGCCGGTGGCGGTATCGCTGGCGGACAAGCGTATGGCAAAACAAGCGAAGACGGTACGAACGTTGTCGATGGCAAGATCGGAGTCCAAGATCTGCTCAGCACGCTCTGTTCGGCACTCGGATTGGGTGGCGCCCCAAGCAATATGTCGCCAAGCGGTCGACCGATCCCCATCTCTGAAGGCTCCGTCATCAAGGAAGTGTTGGCATGA